From a single Thermus caldifontis genomic region:
- the tuf gene encoding elongation factor Tu, with translation MAKGEFIRTKPHVNVGTIGHVDHGKTTLTAALTFVAAAENPNVEVKDYGEIDKAPEERARGITINTAHVEYETAKRHYSHVDCPGHADYIKNMITGAAQMDGAILVVSAADGPMPQTREHILLARQVGVPYIVVFMNKVDMVDDPELLDLVEMEVRDLLNQYEFPGDEVPVIRGSALLALEEMHRNPKTRRGENEWVDKIWELLDAIDEYIPTPVRDVDKPFLMPVEDVFTITGRGTVATGRIERGKVKVGDEVEIVGLAPETRKTVVTGVEMHRKTLSEGIAGDNVGLLLRGVSREEVERGQVLAKPGSITPHTKFEASVYILKKEEGGRHTGFFSGYRPQFYFRTTDVTGVVELPAGVEMVMPGDNVTFTVELIKPVALEEGLRFAIREGGRTVGAGVVTKILE, from the coding sequence ATGGCCAAGGGCGAGTTTATCCGTACGAAGCCTCACGTGAACGTGGGGACGATTGGGCACGTGGACCACGGGAAGACGACGCTGACTGCGGCGTTGACGTTTGTGGCGGCGGCGGAGAACCCGAATGTGGAGGTGAAGGACTACGGGGAGATTGATAAGGCGCCGGAGGAGCGTGCGCGGGGGATTACGATCAACACGGCGCATGTGGAATACGAGACGGCGAAGCGGCACTATTCCCACGTGGACTGTCCTGGGCACGCGGACTACATCAAGAACATGATCACGGGTGCGGCGCAGATGGACGGGGCGATTTTGGTGGTATCGGCGGCGGACGGTCCGATGCCGCAGACGCGGGAGCACATCCTTTTGGCTCGCCAGGTGGGGGTGCCGTACATCGTGGTGTTCATGAACAAGGTGGACATGGTGGACGACCCGGAGCTTTTGGACCTGGTGGAGATGGAGGTGCGGGACCTTCTGAACCAGTACGAGTTTCCTGGGGACGAGGTGCCGGTGATCCGGGGGAGCGCGTTGTTGGCGCTGGAAGAGATGCACCGGAACCCGAAGACGAGGCGTGGGGAGAACGAGTGGGTGGACAAGATTTGGGAGCTTTTGGACGCCATTGACGAGTACATACCCACGCCGGTGCGGGATGTGGACAAGCCGTTCTTGATGCCTGTGGAGGACGTGTTTACGATTACGGGGCGTGGGACGGTGGCCACGGGACGGATTGAGCGGGGGAAGGTGAAGGTTGGGGACGAGGTGGAGATTGTGGGCTTAGCTCCGGAGACGCGGAAGACGGTGGTGACGGGTGTGGAGATGCACCGTAAGACGCTTTCGGAGGGTATAGCTGGGGACAACGTGGGGTTGCTGCTTCGGGGGGTAAGCCGGGAGGAGGTGGAGCGGGGGCAGGTGCTGGCGAAGCCTGGGAGCATTACCCCGCACACGAAGTTTGAGGCCTCGGTGTACATCTTGAAGAAGGAGGAGGGTGGCCGGCACACGGGGTTTTTTTCTGGGTACCGGCCGCAGTTTTACTTTCGGACCACGGATGTGACCGGGGTGGTGGAGCTGCCGGCGGGGGTGGAGATGGTGATGCCTGGGGACAACGTGACGTTTACGGTGGAGCTGATCAAGCCGGTGGCGTTGGAGGAGGGTTTGCGGTTTGCCATCCGTGAGGGTGGGCGGACCGTGGGCGCCGGCGTGGTCACCAAGATCCTGGAGT